The genomic region TCCTAGCTTCCGATGGGAAAAAGGTTATCCTAGGGCTACCAGGCCATCCTGTTAGCTCTTTTATAGTCTTTATGGCCCTGGTTGAAGAGGCCTTTAGAGACTACTATGGGCTGGATAAGAGGCTCTATGTAGAGGCTAGACTTAGCCACAACATGGCAGCAACTCCTGGTAGGACCCTCTACCAGCCAGTAGAGCTTGACTATAAAGATGGAGAGCTTTGGGCCAGGCCTATATTTGGGGCTTCAGGTAGCCTATCGGTTTTGGCCAGAGCCCAGGGATACTTTATTTTGGAGGATAGGGAGGAGGGAGCAGTGGGTCAGGACCTAGTCCAGGTCTACCCCTTAGACTGATATGAGAAATGTATATTTATCGACAAAGAGCCTAGAGGAGGCTAGGAACCTTTTAGACGGGGCTCTTAACAGTTTTTATAAAGAAAAAAAGACCGAGACTATAGCAGTTAGAAAGGCCCTTGGCAGGGTTAGTGCAGGGCCAATCTTTGCTAGGCTGAGTTCCCCTTATTTTCATAGCTGCGCTATGGATGGCATCATGGTTAGTAGTAGGACCACTCTAGATGCAAGAAAGCATAGGCCTCTACTACTTAAAGAAGGGGACTATCTAGACTGTGATACAGGAGATCCCCTCCTAGCTCCCTATGATAGCGTTATCATGGCTGAGGATCTTGTAGTAGCCGAAGAAGGCTTTTTAATCCTTGAACCAGCCCATGCCTGGGAGCATGTTAGGCCCATGGGGGAGGATATAATTGAAAAGGACCTGCTTTTTACAGTGGAGCATGTCTTTTCACCGGTGGATTTAAGTGTTCTTTTGGCTTCAGGTATTGAGGAGATAGAGGTCTATAAAAAGCCGGAGATAGTCTTTATTCCAACAGGGGATGAAATAATTGATGGCAGCCCAGAAAAGGGCCAGATAATTGAGTCAAATACCGCCATGCTGGAGGCTCTAGCCAAGCTTAATGGTGGGGTTAGTAGGAGGCTTTCTATTGCTAAGGATGACAAAGACACCCTTCTTGAGGCAGTGAAAAAAAGCCTAGATGCTGATATAATAGTTATGATTGCTGGTAGCTCTGCAGGTAGGGATGATCTAACGTCTACTATCTGTGAGGAGCTGGGCCAGCTGCTGGTTCACGGCATTGATATAAAACCTGGAAAGCCAGCGGTTTTAGGTGTGGTAGGGGATAAGCCCTTTATAGGCCTTCCTGGCTATCCAGTGTCTACCCATGTTGTTT from Synergistaceae bacterium harbors:
- a CDS encoding MoeA protein, which codes for MRNVYLSTKSLEEARNLLDGALNSFYKEKKTETIAVRKALGRVSAGPIFARLSSPYFHSCAMDGIMVSSRTTLDARKHRPLLLKEGDYLDCDTGDPLLAPYDSVIMAEDLVVAEEGFLILEPAHAWEHVRPMGEDIIEKDLLFTVEHVFSPVDLSVLLASGIEEIEVYKKPEIVFIPTGDEIIDGSPEKGQIIESNTAMLEALAKLNGGVSRRLSIAKDDKDTLLEAVKKSLDADIIVMIAGSSAGRDDLTSTICEELGQLLVHGIDIKPGKPAVLGVVGDKPFIGLPGYPVSTHVVYEELVVPILRKKAHLPKEIKPVITGTLTRRVTSSLSNQEYVRVRLGRVDGSYKVTPMDRGAGASLSLARSDGYLIVPRNSEGMLRGEEVEV
- a CDS encoding molybdopterin molybdenumtransferase MoeA; the protein is RDVNGFSVEALAQDLGFEVLGKTRVADDRQELTEALAYEADFIMVSGSSSQGDKDYLASILSKMEPGLLFHGLSIKPGKPTILASDGKKVILGLPGHPVSSFIVFMALVEEAFRDYYGLDKRLYVEARLSHNMAATPGRTLYQPVELDYKDGELWARPIFGASGSLSVLARAQGYFILEDREEGAVGQDLVQVYPLD